The genomic interval ACTATAGTTATAGATGTCAATATTTTCATTACTATGTTTAAATTATTAGATATTACTGAAGCAAATGCATCCATCATTCCACTTAAGATATTACTATAAATATTAGCCATCTCTATTGCCTGTTTGTTTTCAATAATTACATCTTCTAATAAATCTTGGTCATCTGGATATAGCTTCACTGCATCTGTTTTTAATAATTTTTCTAAAACTATTTCATTTGCCCTTAATGAAGTTGAAAAATAAACCAAACTCTTTTCTAAATCTAATAATTGTATTAGTTCTTTATTTTTCATTGACCTATGAAGCTGTCTTTCTATCTCATTACTCATTTTATCTATCTGTTTTAAATAAAGTAAATATCTAGTAGCCATTCTGTATAATAATTGCAACACAAATCTAGTTCTCTTATAAGTAAAGAAAGATCTAACCTTATTCTGCTCAAACTGTTGAATTATATAATTTTCCTTTAGACAAATCGTTATTATATATTTTCCTTTTAATATAATTCCTAATGGTAATGTGGAATAAACATATGAGCCCTCATATTCTTCTACTATGGGAATATCAACTAAAATAAATACCTGCTCATTTTCTACCTCTATCCTTGAACTCTCTTCGTCATCTAATGGTGCCTTTAAAAAATCCATTTCTACACCAAGATTTTTATGAATTGACTGTATCTCTTCATCTGTAGGTTTTATAAGGTTTATCCAACACCCTTCTTCAAATTCATTTAATTCTAATAACGAACCCTCTACCGTCTTATATATATTTAACATCTTAGACACCTCACAATGTTATATTTCCCCGAATATTCCTCTATTATATAAAATGATACAGTCGTTTTTCTATTTAACTAATTTATATTAACTGTGACACTGTTGGGATATGATGAAAATAGAGAAGTATCCCGGGATGCTTTTTATTAAATTGTCTGTATTATTACACCTACTAGGCCCTTCATCCATTTTCATCACTCCCTTCAAATTTGTTTATACACAAATAAAAAACCCTTTCATACAGATGAAAGGGGCACATATTCTCCTAACACCTGTTGGGGTTTGGCACTATATAGCTTAGGATAAAACCAGCCACGTTATGTATAACCTTTCCGATTATACATGTTCAACCCATTGGCATCTCTAGATGTTTCTGGGCAGTGGCGTATTTCTATATAGGAGCCTCGCCTAACCAGGTTCACATTCTTAAGTTTTCTATTTATATCTTATTTCATAATATGATTTTTTTCAACCCTTTAGTACATGGAATACAGTGTAAAATCAATTTGACTATTGAATACTAGACGTTATGCGGATGAAATGACATATAACGACGTGTAGAGTAGCTCTATTGACATTAGGTTAATTCGATTAAATCCTCATCAGCAATAATAAATTAAATAGATTGAGTTAATTAAGACTTTTATAAAAAGTTCATCTGTTACTTTGTTAGTTATTACCTTCTTTACTTCCTGTGAATCTTATTTCGACACATGGGTTGTCAATTTTATATTCCCCTTCAAACAAATTAAACGTTTTTATGCTAAAAAATTTAGATGGTTCTTTTAAACTAATTTTAACATAACTATTACCAGACTCTTCATAAAAATCAACAGAGCTAAAATAATAATTGTTTTTAAAATCCTTCTGATTTTGTTCATATAAATTACTACTTAGTTTTGTATTCTTAAATGAAATAATTATTTGATTTTTTTCTTCATCATAATTTGTTTCCATAGGAGGTATATCTAGAAAACCTGCATAAAATATGGATTCATAACCTTCTTGTGGCTCAAACATAATCTGTATTCCATTTAAAGTATCTGTTACTTTAGCAATAATTTCATGTTCTTTACTTCCAAGAGCAACTTTTTTATTAATTGGAAAATTTATTTCTTTATACTCTGCAATAAAATCATATTGGGATTTAACATTTTCAGTATTTCTCTTGCAGTGTATTTCAAAGGGTGCACTTCTTAAAGCACTTTCTGAGTGTTTTCCGTTTGCTACTAACACTATATAGTTTTCATTTATTATTTTGTATGATTCAATAAAATAATCTTCACTGGGTAAAATATCCCTATCCCCTGTTTTTAAGTTTACCAATTCAAATCTGTTGGCTAAACTTGAAATTTGACTTTCAATTAAAATATAATCTGTATCATTTCTTTTAAATTGAAATATATTAACTATTTTGCTTTCTGAATTCTCAT from Caldisalinibacter kiritimatiensis carries:
- a CDS encoding magnesium transporter CorA family protein, translating into MLNIYKTVEGSLLELNEFEEGCWINLIKPTDEEIQSIHKNLGVEMDFLKAPLDDEESSRIEVENEQVFILVDIPIVEEYEGSYVYSTLPLGIILKGKYIITICLKENYIIQQFEQNKVRSFFTYKRTRFVLQLLYRMATRYLLYLKQIDKMSNEIERQLHRSMKNKELIQLLDLEKSLVYFSTSLRANEIVLEKLLKTDAVKLYPDDQDLLEDVIIENKQAIEMANIYSNILSGMMDAFASVISNNLNIVMKILTSITIVMAIPTMFASFYGMNVALPLQNSPYAFSTIVGLSVIVSVIVAVFLAKRNMF